Below is a window of Leptospira sp. WS60.C2 DNA.
AATTCGATTCCATTCATTTGCCAGATTGCATTGACGCCTCCAAATCCTTCTGCTGATTTTTCTGGCATCAAAATGATATCTGGATTTGCTTTTACTAATGCTTCATTGGTGAGAGGTTTATAATCAGAAAATTCTGTAACAGCATTCTTTGCACCAGATAATTCAATCATCGCATGTGCTGCAGTGTCTCGTCCTGAAATAAAGATAGAACTTGGGTTTCGAGAATAGAGAAACAAAACTTTTACATTTGTTTTCTTTATTTGCAAAGCTTGAATTTCTTTCTCAATTTGTTTTGCAAGAATAGTGGCTTCTTTTTGTTTTTGGAGTAATTTACCAACCTCTAATACTCGTTTTATGGGAGTTGTTACGTTATAGTCATCTTCGAGAAGATAAACGGGTATGCGTGCGTCTTTTAGGTTTTGAATTGTTTGTTTGGGACCTGCTGTTTCCAAACCGATGACCATGGAGGGTTTAAAGTTTAAAATTCCTTCCGTTGTTAGAGTCCTTTGGTATCCAACGTTTGGCAATGTACTGGCCATTTTGGGATACGTGGACGTGGAATCGACAGCGACGATGGATTCTTGTAATTGCAGAGCATATAAAATTTCCGTGATGGAACCATTCACGGAAACAATGCGTTCTTGTTTCTCTGAAAACATAGGCAATGTGAAACAAAATAAGAGAAGGGTCACATAAATGGAAAATTCCAGGCGATGGAATGTTTGGGCGAGAGTTCGAGTAGCGATCATGCGGCAAGAATCTAGCTGGGCTGATTCGTGTCAATAATAATGAGAATGAGACTCAAAATAAATATTGACGTCTGGTGGGGGAGTTCTAATTGAGACTAAGAATCAAATAAATAAGGAGGGCTATATGAACCCGCTCCATCCATTTTACAAACTCGGACTGATTGTCTGTGCCTCACTATTACTCTTTCAGTGTGATGATAACGAAGAAAACCAAAATACCATCTTCTTAGGTTTGTTAGCTGTAGCTGATGCCAATAAACGGTGTGAACTCAAGATAGATTCATCTTACGTTTCGGGAACCTACTCGAGTTTGTGTAAACCGCAAGCAGGTCCCGGTCGTTTTTTCCGTATCGAAGGTATGAAAGCACTTGGTGACAATGGATATTTCTTTTTGTTTTTAGGATACTCACAAGCGCCCACTTCTTCGGCTCCTAATGCAGTAGGGCAATATACATTTGCCGCTGGAAAATCTGTTTCAAGTGCAAACCCACTGGTTTGGTTTCGGAATTTAGAATACGGAAATTACCAAGGAGGACAAACAGACAGTGGTGCAAACCCGACTTCATT
It encodes the following:
- a CDS encoding hemin ABC transporter substrate-binding protein, yielding MFSEKQERIVSVNGSITEILYALQLQESIVAVDSTSTYPKMASTLPNVGYQRTLTTEGILNFKPSMVIGLETAGPKQTIQNLKDARIPVYLLEDDYNVTTPIKRVLEVGKLLQKQKEATILAKQIEKEIQALQIKKTNVKVLFLYSRNPSSIFISGRDTAAHAMIELSGAKNAVTEFSDYKPLTNEALVKANPDIILMPEKSAEGFGGVNAIWQMNGIEFTRAGKEKNIVLVDDLLLLGFGPRLPQVLKTLNEKWKQIE